The Oreochromis niloticus isolate F11D_XX unplaced genomic scaffold, O_niloticus_UMD_NMBU tig00008374_pilon, whole genome shotgun sequence sequence gtttttcatttgtgcctTTCTCCTTACTTGTGCTATGCTGCTTATCATTGTGATCGTTGTCATCATCTGGGCTTGGGAAAGTGATCATTGTGTGGTCTACGGGTAGTTTGGGGAACCCAAACCTACATGACACATTACCTTTTTTACAAGATCTGGAGTGATTTCTGCTGTGGACTTGAACCTCAGACACAATTTTGTGAAGTTCAGGATCGGCATTTTGGTCAGGCATCTTACATGTTATGTACTTGTCAATAAATTTGTACACGTGGTCTTCAAGGTCGCTTCCAAATTTaggtgcatctttgacccaaacCAATAAATGGATATGAGGGCTACCTCTGGCCTGAAactccactcgataaaagtaatCTTCTACTTCACCGATGGGCTGTGCCGGGGACAGGATCAGTGTTGTCATTAGTGCATCGACTCTTTTTTCAAACAATCGCATCACAGTCACAGGGTTGCTTCggagaatttcacactttgtgtTCCAGTCAAGTTGTGAAAAATCCACTTGTTCACCTTGTTGAGTTTTTATGACCTCAACAACCTCAGGCCAtctcatttcagcagctgaaaatgtcaggaaaaaagTTGGCTTTCCTAACTGTCTGACCATAGCATGGAGATCTTTCAGTGCCTTCTCCCAATAGGCTGGAGTACCTCTCAGAGGTTTCATGAAGCGTGTTGCATCTTTGTTATTTATCAGTCTCTCCACTTCGtctttattttgaagcattcTGTTACAAATTCTACGCCCATCCTTGGTGATTGCCTTACCTTTGCGCAATTGGATGGACATGCTGTTTGTagccatgtgtgtttctgttacaaactgtgcaaagaataGGTAGCTTTGGTCAGTTGCAAACCGTGTATCTGCAGAGAACAGCCGTGTATTAAAATACATGCTTGGGGACAGTTTGACTTGTCTGGCTTCATCTAATGTGTTCTGTCCAGTTGGGAACTGCACAGGAAAGGCCATGGCTTCAAGTTTAGGAACAGAGAAGAAGCCAACAGGTCTATTTCCTTGGGCGGGTGCAATGCTAAATATTCCTTCACCATATGATAAAATGTCCTGTGCTATATCTGGTGGTTGCATACAGGTGTCTAGAACAAGACCAGGGCGaagttcttccttttctttctccgtATCTTGTAAGGGCTCTCCATTTGACTGTTCAGGCGCCAATAGTTCGTTTACATCATGAGATGGCTCAAGTATTCCAGCTGTTGTATCCTCAGTGGTTCTTCTTTCTGGTACAATTTGGTTGTCGAAGTTTCTGGGCAGTGCATCTTGAATATCTGCATCAGCAGTGTCATGTTCTGTCTCGATTATCTGATTATTTGTGGGATCAGCAAAAGTAGCGTCATCATCAATAGATACATCTTTGTATTCTGAATGCATCTCTTTTAGCTTTGATAATCCTGCTAACACATTCTTCATGTTCACAGTGTAGAAGTGTTGGTATCCTTTGAATCTGATGTGTCTTTTCAGTTGTACCTGCAGGAGCTGGGCTTCATTGCTAGGTCTGGGAAGACAGTTTACTATGGTTTCCACATCCGACGGTACACAAACAACAGCCCCATGTACAGCTCTTTGCTGTCCTTTTGGTAATGCAATGATTTTGGCAAACGGGAGAATTTTAGCAATCAGTTGTCGTTCTAGTACATTTAATTGACTCAGTTCAATTGGAATGGGTGCTAGTGCTAAATTGTTTGCCACTGCGATGGAAGAGATCTTTCCTCGTTGTAGGTGGCTGTCACAGTTGTAGCAAATCCACTCTTGCATTCTTTGTTTTGGAATGGTACAATTAGCTGTACATTCACTATCACAAACATGGACAAATTTTCCTGTCAAGCAAGTGTCAACAATGTGACTATTTTTCACATACTTtgatcttttgcagtgtttaacTTGATTAGGAAACAGAGTTCTGTGGCACACCGTACAGACATGGGTGGGTCCTAACTGAATTGTTTCACGGAAAGCTAATGTGGCTGCTTGCATCACACTATTCACTACAAGCTGGGGCTGTGCTTCAGACTGTGGACCCTGCTGCAATTGTGTTACTAGTCGGctgtatttcttctttattctctGTGCACACAACTTTTTATAAATGGCGAAAGATGCAGTGGTAGCCATTTTGTGTCTCTGGTACTGGGCACAGCGCTGTATATGGTGCAGTCTGAATTGTGAGTCATTGTGGTACCTGGcatgaattgattttttttgtttgtgcctgTAGTTTGGATCCGATGCATATATTGTTCTTATGTATGCCCTCTTCCTTTCTCtgacatcctcctctctgtatTTCTGCCTCatgtattttttctgtctgctttgaaagtcagcatccgttttgtacctttggaccagatattgcttctgtctgctttgaaagtcagcatccgttttgtacctttggaccagatattgcttctgtctgctttgaaagtcagtatccgtgttgtacctttggaccagatattgtttttgtttggttttaaagCTGGCATCCGTGTTGTACTTCTGAACCACATAGTTTTTCTGCCTGGTTTGAAAGTCGGGATCCGTAGAATATCTTCTGATAATGTAGTCTCTCTTCTTTTGTTGAAAATGAGGATCACTTTGGTACTTCTTCACCTTGTGGGCTTTTATTACTCCGTGAATTTGAGGATTTGCATAATAATTTTTGTTTGATAAGAGTTTTTGTTTGTGGTAATGACAGTTTACAGCATATTGGGTTTTCAAGGTCTGTAATTTTTTCATTCGAAATTCGTGACAAGTCGCATATCGTTCCTTTTCGTTCCTTTTTTTGTTGGTCTTCTTTGCCACTTCACTCTGCCTCTGATTTTTGGGAGCTTGACGATTAGCTTTCCGACGTCGTCGTTTATTTAATTTGCACACATTCCTTGCTGTTTCTCTTTCATTATTAAGTTCAATACTTTCTTGTTCTTTCCTGATGTTGCTTGTTGGATCGACAGATGTTTCAAGGTGATGTTCACATGAAGCCATTTTGTCTTGTGATGAGTTTGAAGTATTTTCTAACATTGTCATGTAGGTTTGGGCTGATTCTGGTTGAGGCACTTGCACAGTGGAATTTGTGATTTGTGGTGATGATGTAGCTGTTGCTCCTGTTGCCTGAGTGCAGGCTGTTCGTTGTGAGTGCTGACTCTTTTGAAAGAAACAGGCACAAGCTCATATCTTGCATACCTGCCTTGATTTTGAAAAAGGTTATGCAAGTGGTTGATCAGGTCATTCACATGAGTGAACGTGAGCATGACTGCTGTTCCATTTGGCTGGGGTAAACCTGCTGCACTTCTTGAATGTGAATCAAATAATCCATACCTCCCAGATTTGTCACGGAAAACTGCAATGCACTGAGGCGAAACCATGAGCAAACCATAGTTCACATCTGTTGACAGACATACAAGGCGACTAGCAAGAGGCAACCACCACTCTTTTCTTTGGTAAGTTTTGTCTTCTGCTTTCAGGTATCCATACCTTATGTTGTCCATTTTTACACTGTAGACATTTATGTCAGCATGAACTTCTTTGGGCAGGTCCTCCATGGTCAGATGATCTTGTGTATAACGCCTCTCCTGCTGAAGATTTGTTTTAATCCAACAGTAGAGTGCATCTCCCTGTTCAAGCACCTTATCAAGTCGGGCTGTGTTGAACTGGTGTTCCTCATTAAGGTAGGCCAGGAATGTGAGGGCATTACATGTGCACTGATGATTTCGAGAGAATTCTGTGTACCTTTCATCACTTTGACAATGAGTTGCACTGACACACCAGAAGTTCTGAACTGCGTTTCTCTGTAGCTCCTCTGTCAGTAGTTGTTCATTTATGTTGTGGAAAGGCTGATCAAGGAATGGTAAAGGTGACATGTTATTATTTAGTATTTAATGATAAGCATTTCAAGGTTGAGCAAAAACATATGCAACTCTTGGTACAATGAtgtaagacattttttttaagtgacaagggttgtataaataaagattttctttaaagtaaaaacatttttaactatGGTAAAACAATGAAGCAATGTTCAGGCAAATTAAGCCAAATTATATCACTCCTCAAACATATTACAGCATAATCTAAAGATACGCAGCATCAGATAAGCCAGACAGAAAGAGTGTGACAGGaacagtgagagagagtgagagagcagaggtgggaagtaaaaaTGACGAATATTTTAGATATCTGTAATTTACTTGAGTGCTGttttttaatgaccttttaTAAAGGTCATATCTGTACTTTCTGCTCCTTATATTTTCAAAGCAGTCAATTACTTTCAATATAACACATTAGCTGTTTCCTAAAatgtcggctgcatccttcggaggacccggccttcgcgatCTATGTGGGCTGGGTCCTTCGAAGGCCGAGAAGGCTGGAAGTAcgaggctgtgaaattggacggtctagcctgcagatttgcgtcaccactgtctcggtggagtttaataaactcggctgtctgctccttgctatctaaaatataacaggacactggcgtaaattctcgaccgtcttacaattctgtttaatcagttttctgtttgacgtttattcagctgtgtgaaaatcctggAGGAACCCACTCAATGGAttaataatgttttatttaatctaataatcttataactttgatctcagccaaacgaTTTACttcggaacaaataaaacaccgaaaaaagccaaacaattaaaattttaagttatccgagtgacttatatatcatgtttaacctgggTAGCGAAAGAGCgagggtctgaaaacgatgaattTGGGAGTCTGCTGCTCTCGCTGGCTGGAGTGACCATTGACCCCCCAcggcttgctatcgagcgggtgggtaacagacgtctcgtTGGCGCACttttatatatatgatatatatattaaatatatgatgtcttgataaacccagcagatatttgtaatttacacagctactttgtcgcctgaaaatattttaagtttattttgtgacccagaaagattaataagacaaATTTAAACTTAGTAGCGACCGCCATTGTTGGCAGTTGAAATTTgactgggccgcgctatgaattctgggatatggtgggccataaaggacacacccgaccaatccttcaaattcggggaaatgaaggacgcatttgtcgactacatttgaaggagtcgacgaattgggacagccttcgtctcCTAGTTGTGAcataatcggccttcaaatgcggtctccggaggatgcagccgacgttttgggacacagcttttcCTTTAGATTTCTGCGGGCCTTCAAACATTAACTAAATTGCAGCCTAAATACAAACATATGAAAGGAAATAATGTTTACGTATTATTTGTAAGAGGATCTCAGATGCTCTTAAATCAGATGTAATTCATTCACTGATTTCAGATTAAACCAGATGGTTCTGTACATGTGACATAAAAACACGTTTCATAGTTGTGTCACGTTTtgtaaagaaattacaaaattCAGTAACAGGTTAAATGTGACATTGACATTCATCTTGATAAAAGATGAGTGTCACAAAGccatgtttgtatttatttgcactgcttttcACTGTGGATGTCAATTTATCTGAACCTTTAAGTATAAAATGGTATAAAAGTTTTTTCTGAACAATATATGTAGAAATAGATAAAGAAACAGACAT is a genomic window containing:
- the LOC109198186 gene encoding uncharacterized protein LOC109198186, with protein sequence MPRKNKRSQAQKKRWKPLDLVDPAVPMLTGHNQDEAVSSFPSDQQMAPAGLSLETRDRPTSLCPPGTKQTAPASLSLETENRPTSSCPPGNKISDNRPPAKRVWATDDFHTASNSPPKKPFHNINEQLLTEELQRNAVQNFWCVSATHCQSDERYTEFSRNHQCTCNALTFLAYLNEEHQFNTARLDKVLEQGDALYCWIKTNLQQERRYTQDHLTMEDLPKEVHADINVYSVKMDNIRYGYLKAEDKTYQRKEWWLPLASRLVCLSTDVNYGLLMVSPQCIAVFRDKSGRYGLFDSHSRSAAGLPQPNGTAVMLTFTHVNDLINHLHNLFQNQGRYARYELVPVSFKRVSTHNEQPALRQQEQQLHHHHKSQIPLCKCLNQNQPKPT